One window from the genome of Flavobacterium agricola encodes:
- a CDS encoding type II asparaginase has protein sequence MKKIIPFLFILLVMPWQTTQAQNQSSKKLPRVFILATGGTIAGSGESATKAAYTAGKVPIDDLLNAVPQIHQLAQISGEQIAQIGSQDMNVQTWLKLSNRVNEIFAQNLADAVVITHGTDTLEETAYFLELTVNSNKPVVLVGAMRPSTAMSQDGNRNLLDAVMVAASPNSAEVGVVVAMNEEVYAARDVTKTSTTNTATFKSKNFGPIGLIFDGKVSYFYKSIRDNDQKFNIKGLKTLPQVEIIYGYADANPKAVDIYVQEGAKGLVYAGMGNGNFNTPVGWALENAVKKGVAVCRAARAGSGRVTLDNEVEDKKLGFIVADDLSPQKARILLMLALTQTNKQQQLQDIFFAY, from the coding sequence ATGAAAAAAATTATACCTTTTTTATTTATTTTATTGGTTATGCCATGGCAAACCACACAAGCACAAAATCAATCATCAAAAAAATTACCTCGAGTATTTATTTTAGCAACGGGCGGCACCATTGCAGGTTCTGGCGAATCGGCAACCAAAGCAGCTTATACAGCAGGTAAAGTTCCGATTGATGATTTACTAAATGCTGTACCACAAATTCATCAATTGGCACAAATATCTGGCGAACAAATTGCGCAAATCGGAAGCCAAGATATGAATGTACAAACCTGGTTAAAATTAAGCAATCGTGTAAACGAAATATTTGCTCAAAACTTAGCGGATGCCGTTGTTATTACTCACGGAACAGATACGTTAGAAGAAACTGCTTATTTTTTAGAATTAACCGTAAACTCAAATAAACCCGTTGTTTTAGTTGGGGCTATGCGCCCATCAACAGCAATGAGCCAAGACGGAAACAGAAATTTATTAGATGCCGTAATGGTTGCTGCATCTCCAAATAGTGCCGAAGTTGGTGTTGTTGTAGCCATGAATGAAGAAGTTTATGCCGCTCGCGATGTAACCAAAACATCAACTACCAATACAGCTACATTTAAATCTAAAAACTTTGGTCCAATCGGATTAATTTTTGATGGTAAAGTATCGTATTTTTACAAATCGATTCGTGATAACGACCAAAAATTCAATATTAAAGGTTTAAAAACATTACCTCAAGTTGAAATTATTTATGGCTATGCCGATGCCAACCCAAAAGCAGTTGATATATACGTACAAGAAGGTGCTAAAGGTTTAGTTTATGCTGGCATGGGTAATGGTAATTTTAACACACCAGTAGGTTGGGCTTTAGAAAATGCAGTTAAAAAAGGCGTAGCGGTATGCCGCGCTGCAAGAGCAGGTTCTGGCCGCGTTACCTTAGATAACGAAGTAGAAGATAAAAAACTTGGTTTTATTGTAGCCGATGATTTATCACCACAAAAAGCCCGAATTTTGCTTATGTTAGCTTTAACCCAAACCAATAAGCAACAGCAATTGCAAGATATTTTCTTTGCCTATTAA
- a CDS encoding PorP/SprF family type IX secretion system membrane protein, with translation MRQLYTIKNILVFAILNCCSFAYAQQTPGYTQYMYNTMAINPGYTSSVESAEVNLLYRTQWVGLDGAPKTANFSALTPFSYERMGIGLNVVNDRIGPANETLATVNYAYNVRLSLLHNLALGVNAGAKFMNIDWSKGRRIEDADPVFGKNINDLKPVVGAGIYFYTDKYYVGLAVPNFVRSNYYDDIQQAHVVDALHYYLIAGYVFNLSSSVKFKPSAMVRAVQGAPLSYDLSANFMFHDKFTIGASYRWDDSVSGLAGFQVSDAIFIGYAYDYTTTNLVKYNHGSHEIMLKFRLLDKHKTIKSPRFF, from the coding sequence ATGAGACAGTTATATACAATTAAAAATATATTGGTATTTGCAATTTTAAACTGCTGTTCGTTTGCTTACGCGCAACAAACACCCGGTTATACGCAATACATGTACAACACCATGGCTATAAACCCTGGTTATACAAGTTCGGTAGAAAGTGCCGAAGTAAATCTTTTATACCGAACGCAATGGGTTGGTTTAGACGGGGCCCCAAAAACAGCAAATTTTAGTGCTTTAACTCCTTTTTCTTATGAAAGAATGGGTATTGGACTAAACGTTGTTAACGACCGCATCGGGCCAGCTAACGAAACATTAGCTACCGTAAATTATGCCTACAATGTAAGGTTATCTTTATTACATAATTTAGCTTTAGGTGTAAATGCCGGAGCAAAGTTTATGAATATTGATTGGAGTAAAGGCCGCCGAATCGAAGATGCTGATCCGGTTTTTGGTAAAAACATTAACGATTTAAAACCCGTAGTTGGTGCAGGTATTTATTTTTATACTGATAAATATTATGTTGGGCTTGCCGTACCTAATTTTGTTCGTTCTAATTATTATGATGATATTCAGCAGGCGCATGTGGTTGATGCTTTACATTATTATTTAATAGCCGGTTATGTGTTCAATCTTAGTTCGTCGGTTAAGTTTAAACCCAGTGCTATGGTTCGAGCAGTACAAGGAGCTCCGCTATCGTATGATCTTTCAGCTAATTTTATGTTTCATGATAAGTTTACCATCGGGGCTTCATATCGTTGGGACGATTCGGTTTCAGGATTAGCTGGTTTTCAAGTTTCAGATGCCATTTTTATTGGTTATGCGTACGATTATACCACAACTAATTTAGTGAAATACAATCACGGTTCTCATGAAATTATGTTGAAGTTTAGGCTTTTAGATAAGCATAAAACAATTAAATCTCCTCGATTTTTTTAA
- the tsaE gene encoding tRNA (adenosine(37)-N6)-threonylcarbamoyltransferase complex ATPase subunit type 1 TsaE — MEIVYSLEEIDAVAKQIIQNTTNNIILFDAQMGTGKTTLIKALLKNLGVTDATSSPTFSIVNEHVTAENKTFYHFDLYRLNSEEEAYDFGIEEYLYSDHFCFIEWPEKASNLLPKNHTKITIETLPNGKRKLFIKN, encoded by the coding sequence ATGGAAATTGTTTATAGCCTAGAAGAAATTGATGCCGTTGCAAAACAAATCATCCAAAACACAACCAACAATATTATTTTGTTTGATGCCCAAATGGGTACAGGAAAAACTACCTTAATAAAAGCATTGCTAAAAAACTTAGGCGTTACCGATGCAACTTCAAGCCCAACATTTTCTATTGTAAACGAGCATGTTACTGCCGAAAACAAAACGTTTTATCATTTTGATTTGTACCGATTAAATTCGGAAGAAGAAGCGTATGATTTTGGTATTGAAGAATATTTATATTCAGACCATTTTTGTTTTATAGAATGGCCCGAAAAAGCAAGTAATTTGTTACCCAAAAACCATACAAAAATTACTATTGAAACGTTGCCTAACGGTAAACGCAAACTTTTTATTAAAAATTAG
- a CDS encoding OmpA family protein — protein MKKTILILVFCLGTVGMAQDNWKWLFEEYKQLNYPEVVHLYEKQAKKIKDDKVLPADVYEAVGESYLKTGNYRQASVMYGKLHQLQKHNMNEAHFINYTQALRTSGFYKDANDLVEERLKAQKNTSALKLFNLHKKQIDSMAQVQPLYKVSNISSNSSNSDFGTAFYGNKVLYASSKDAPKASKKTEVNLQPYLTIYEAERNASNGNLSNEKKFHPEVQNKYHNATPTFSPDYKTMYFSTNLQHKNKLVLDTNKVNNIQILRVPIVDGKLGEPTDMFFSNPDYSFGHPAMSSDGNYLYFTSDMPNGAGQTDIYRVRVFGDASYGPIESLGTTINTAGREMFPFVQDDKLYFASDGHYGYGGLDIFEATIYHDGTLSNPVNLGKPVNSAWDDFAYIADANDDFGYFSSNRSGGKGDDDIYFFLKEKRVSCTHAVSGFVFYEKDKSPIAGAKVILTNDKGEKLAEVLTNADGKYESDISCNSKVSGVATKAGYSTAKNQFITTNEPVVANNYLLAKLDDFLVTDGDFKKIDINTIYFDYNKFAITPQAKLELNKVVGVMQQFPDVKIRIESHTDSRGNDAYNLKLSDNRAKATQNYLIEQGIADSRIVSAKGYGESQLKNKCSNQVTCSEADHAVNRRSDFIIEK, from the coding sequence ATGAAAAAAACAATTCTAATTTTAGTATTTTGTTTAGGCACTGTGGGCATGGCTCAAGACAATTGGAAATGGTTGTTTGAAGAATACAAGCAACTCAATTATCCTGAAGTGGTGCACCTTTATGAAAAACAAGCTAAAAAAATAAAAGATGATAAAGTTTTACCCGCCGATGTTTACGAAGCAGTTGGTGAATCTTATTTAAAAACGGGTAATTACAGGCAGGCATCGGTTATGTATGGCAAGTTGCATCAATTACAAAAACACAACATGAACGAGGCGCATTTTATTAATTATACGCAAGCTTTACGTACATCGGGTTTTTATAAAGATGCAAATGATTTGGTAGAAGAACGCTTAAAAGCTCAGAAAAATACCAGCGCTTTAAAACTTTTCAATTTGCATAAAAAGCAAATTGATTCTATGGCCCAAGTACAGCCTTTGTATAAGGTGAGCAATATTTCTAGTAATTCTTCCAATTCAGATTTTGGAACGGCATTTTATGGCAATAAAGTTTTATATGCATCAAGTAAAGATGCACCAAAAGCATCTAAAAAGACAGAAGTTAATTTGCAGCCGTATTTAACAATTTATGAAGCCGAGAGAAATGCATCTAACGGAAATTTATCTAACGAAAAAAAATTTCACCCTGAGGTACAAAACAAATACCACAATGCAACGCCAACTTTTTCGCCAGATTATAAAACCATGTATTTTTCAACCAATTTGCAACATAAAAACAAATTAGTTTTAGATACAAACAAGGTAAATAACATTCAAATTTTGCGCGTTCCGATTGTTGATGGTAAACTTGGAGAACCAACCGATATGTTTTTCTCTAATCCAGATTATTCGTTTGGGCATCCTGCCATGTCATCTGACGGAAATTATTTGTATTTCACATCAGATATGCCCAATGGAGCAGGGCAGACCGATATTTACCGTGTTCGGGTTTTTGGAGATGCCTCATATGGGCCGATAGAAAGTTTGGGGACAACAATAAATACTGCCGGACGCGAAATGTTTCCGTTTGTACAAGACGATAAGTTGTATTTTGCTTCAGATGGACATTACGGATATGGCGGTTTAGATATTTTTGAGGCAACTATTTATCACGACGGAACTTTAAGTAATCCAGTCAACTTAGGTAAACCTGTAAATAGCGCTTGGGATGATTTTGCATATATTGCTGATGCGAACGATGATTTTGGCTATTTCTCATCAAACCGTTCGGGCGGAAAAGGAGATGATGATATTTACTTTTTTTTGAAAGAAAAACGAGTGTCTTGTACTCACGCAGTTTCTGGTTTTGTATTTTATGAAAAAGATAAAAGCCCGATTGCTGGTGCTAAAGTTATTTTAACCAATGATAAAGGCGAAAAGTTGGCCGAGGTGCTAACCAATGCAGACGGAAAATACGAAAGCGATATTTCGTGTAATAGCAAAGTTTCTGGCGTTGCAACTAAAGCTGGATATTCAACAGCTAAAAATCAATTTATAACAACTAACGAACCTGTTGTTGCCAATAATTACTTGTTAGCAAAGCTTGATGATTTTTTAGTTACCGATGGTGATTTTAAAAAAATAGATATTAATACTATTTATTTTGATTACAATAAGTTTGCAATTACGCCACAAGCTAAATTGGAGTTAAATAAGGTTGTTGGTGTGATGCAGCAATTTCCGGATGTAAAAATTAGAATTGAATCTCACACCGATTCTCGCGGAAATGACGCCTATAATCTAAAATTATCTGATAACCGAGCTAAAGCAACGCAAAACTATTTAATTGAGCAAGGCATTGCTGATAGCCGAATTGTAAGCGCGAAAGGCTACGGAGAAAGTCAATTAAAAAACAAATGTAGCAATCAAGTTACCTGTTCAGAAGCAGATCATGCTGTTAATCGGCGTTCTGATTTTATAATAGAAAAATAG
- a CDS encoding T9SS type B sorting domain-containing protein: protein MLVSPTKPSFVFSDNYFFADAISSSSKNISQASYLFHTFNYAILPQTVNACGSLLIVDFLQQNNIELDAIESLEVYDSTNQLVTNSSITESGVYRFEITSNLGASESSLVAVTITPAPVLSIVNEQVFLQVGQTHQIQATTTNGSIITYIDVAKNQPVQANVGPFTTAGTYIYKVVATQNECETVKFVTIDVKDVAACKQNNVREYATIAKPGRTLLGSVTNAANAANANTETYATITLPISLLGLTTAYLDLEFTNPVPAGKPIVLKLGTGYGALDLLSGATLTTIVESQSGGRVTSGLPQSIQANLLGLLNGKNEYEVVFNPNPSNPNQKIYGVRILITATLSVAQNLNVYNAYYNSDALNTNCESEVMDVLSGTKGYGVNVANATVGVNNPRNFMLDDANAFTQMFVNVGVLAESYLTPVYSTYSQKEDVIEMVVSDPNGLLNVSLLSALTYRKFDHQTPVGPINSLNANLLSLTLLFGSTDKFVLRIQDSNTLGPWDRFELRLGAVANVLEAINIYSIKRQPQINFVNNPAATNFTFCVGEEIVVENQECTSFKWYESATGNDLLSSANSFTIPASFSGNKTIYIQAVRNGCEVLERYPVEITVKPSLVSTNISATATLDVANKCSGNVALTATVASSVTLTNPQYQWFKLVNGEQILVEDESNNVLNVSGLLPGAYSYFVGIGSDEYCFTPESERVQVDFVVPRNTTTADFTSNHTVDVCNDLTVSITPDAALTNVTYEWYLDAAGVTKITNVTLNGVTYQVTANQLLVTGLPIVNAPLTYYVALASDQTCADLTNLLPVVVNYEPQPNLAVLVPGDQIFCQASQATLADIRLNATDIVWYDALTNGTVLPASTILTDGATYYAIRTTTESCANVSRLAVTVRLDDVPAPTLPANQMFCEVNQPKVKDLEANNYLVVWKDENGVVLNENDLLVHGKQYFAYNAPVANCESATATAVTVTITTGQTTAVKNNLAVCDSTANLQSLLAVYNGVWYADAGKTTILNPTDVLVAGQTYYATDLDSTTCESTAYEITIQIVPDAIAITASQGTTDFCINQEYTFQATPGFNTYNWQFGTATVVNGGGINDSFITVKWSTTGAHSVTVSVDDLACLPTNEYVFNLTTVPDAVTITNSEGTTNFCINQGYTFQATPGFSLYNWQVGNATVVAGGSVNDSFITVKWNAPGLNTLAVTVNNLACLTSNQHEVVVTTSDCSVILDPDLGLQISSSHATPYFLDDVLFTIKIVNMGEVDFTDVVVAFELSSGFEFKSFQTQTGTYNRRSWTIPELKVGQEAILYVTAKVLEFGSHGQEVSLVSSVPVDLHTENNSAFLQLQPVKNDCLLVYNEISPNGDGQNDYFVVSCIERYPHTQLHIYNRYGNVVYKNANYNNTFNGHANVSRTFAGNELPSGTYFYTLDFADGTTEKKSGWLYIMR, encoded by the coding sequence GTGTTAGTATCACCAACAAAACCTTCCTTCGTTTTTAGTGATAATTATTTTTTTGCTGATGCCATTTCTTCCTCCTCCAAAAACATAAGTCAGGCATCCTATTTATTTCACACCTTTAATTATGCTATTTTACCACAAACCGTTAATGCTTGTGGCAGTTTACTTATTGTTGATTTTTTGCAACAAAATAATATAGAACTTGATGCTATTGAAAGTTTAGAAGTTTATGATAGCACCAACCAATTGGTTACCAATTCAAGTATTACAGAAAGTGGGGTTTATAGATTTGAAATTACTTCTAATCTGGGTGCTTCAGAATCTTCACTTGTAGCAGTTACAATTACGCCGGCTCCCGTTTTAAGCATTGTTAATGAACAAGTTTTTTTACAAGTAGGACAAACACATCAAATTCAGGCAACTACAACCAACGGTTCTATAATTACGTATATTGATGTTGCTAAAAATCAGCCAGTTCAGGCAAACGTTGGGCCATTTACAACTGCTGGTACTTATATTTATAAGGTTGTTGCTACGCAAAATGAATGCGAAACTGTAAAGTTTGTTACGATTGATGTTAAAGATGTTGCTGCTTGTAAACAAAATAATGTTCGAGAATATGCTACTATCGCAAAACCAGGTAGAACCTTATTAGGTTCTGTTACAAATGCTGCAAACGCTGCTAATGCAAATACAGAAACCTATGCAACAATTACCTTACCTATAAGTTTATTAGGTTTAACTACTGCCTATTTAGATTTAGAGTTTACTAATCCGGTGCCGGCTGGTAAACCTATTGTTTTAAAGCTTGGTACAGGTTATGGTGCTTTAGATTTGCTTTCTGGAGCAACTTTAACAACAATTGTAGAAAGCCAATCTGGAGGCAGAGTAACTAGCGGATTACCGCAAAGCATTCAGGCCAATTTACTTGGCTTACTTAATGGAAAAAATGAATACGAAGTAGTTTTTAATCCCAACCCAAGCAATCCCAACCAAAAGATTTATGGGGTTCGTATTCTTATTACAGCAACTTTATCGGTTGCCCAAAACTTAAACGTTTATAATGCCTATTACAATTCGGATGCGTTAAACACAAATTGTGAAAGTGAAGTGATGGACGTTTTAAGCGGAACCAAAGGTTACGGCGTAAATGTAGCTAATGCTACAGTTGGCGTTAACAATCCTAGAAATTTTATGTTAGATGATGCTAATGCATTTACGCAAATGTTTGTTAATGTTGGTGTTTTAGCCGAATCATATTTAACGCCCGTTTACTCAACATATTCACAAAAAGAAGATGTGATTGAGATGGTTGTTTCTGATCCGAACGGATTATTAAACGTATCGCTTTTAAGCGCTTTAACATACCGAAAATTCGATCATCAAACCCCAGTTGGGCCTATAAATTCTTTAAATGCTAATCTGTTAAGTTTAACCTTACTTTTCGGGTCAACAGATAAATTTGTATTGCGTATTCAAGATTCAAATACTTTAGGACCTTGGGACAGATTTGAATTGCGTTTGGGAGCTGTAGCTAATGTTTTAGAAGCAATAAACATTTATTCAATTAAAAGACAACCCCAAATAAATTTTGTTAACAATCCAGCAGCAACCAATTTTACATTTTGCGTTGGTGAAGAAATTGTAGTAGAAAATCAAGAATGTACAAGTTTTAAATGGTACGAAAGTGCTACAGGAAATGATTTATTATCAAGCGCCAACTCGTTTACTATTCCAGCAAGTTTTTCTGGTAATAAAACAATTTATATTCAAGCCGTTAGAAACGGATGTGAAGTTTTAGAGCGCTATCCGGTGGAAATAACTGTAAAACCATCGTTAGTTAGCACAAACATTTCTGCCACAGCAACGCTAGATGTTGCAAATAAATGTTCAGGAAATGTTGCCCTAACCGCAACTGTTGCATCATCTGTAACCTTAACAAATCCGCAATATCAATGGTTTAAGTTAGTTAATGGTGAACAAATTTTGGTTGAAGATGAATCAAACAACGTTTTAAATGTTTCAGGTTTATTACCAGGAGCTTATTCCTATTTTGTGGGAATAGGTTCTGATGAATATTGTTTTACTCCAGAAAGCGAAAGAGTTCAGGTTGATTTTGTTGTACCGCGTAACACAACCACTGCCGATTTTACATCGAATCACACCGTTGATGTATGTAATGATTTGACAGTTTCGATTACGCCAGATGCTGCCTTAACTAACGTAACTTATGAATGGTATTTAGATGCTGCAGGAGTTACTAAAATTACTAACGTAACGCTTAACGGAGTAACGTACCAAGTTACTGCCAACCAATTATTGGTTACTGGCTTACCTATTGTTAATGCGCCGTTAACATATTATGTAGCTTTGGCGAGTGATCAAACCTGTGCAGATTTAACCAATTTATTACCTGTTGTTGTAAATTATGAACCACAGCCCAATTTAGCAGTATTAGTTCCGGGCGATCAAATATTCTGTCAAGCTAGCCAAGCAACTTTAGCCGATATTCGTTTAAATGCTACTGATATTGTTTGGTACGATGCTTTAACAAACGGTACTGTTTTACCTGCATCAACTATTTTAACAGATGGTGCTACATATTATGCGATTCGTACAACAACAGAAAGTTGTGCAAATGTGAGCCGTTTAGCAGTTACGGTTCGTTTAGACGATGTACCGGCACCAACTTTACCAGCAAATCAAATGTTTTGTGAAGTAAATCAGCCTAAGGTTAAAGATTTAGAGGCAAACAATTATTTGGTTGTTTGGAAAGATGAAAATGGGGTTGTTTTAAATGAAAACGATTTGTTAGTGCACGGCAAACAATATTTTGCATACAATGCACCGGTTGCAAATTGTGAATCGGCAACTGCAACTGCTGTAACAGTTACTATTACAACAGGGCAAACCACTGCTGTTAAAAACAATTTAGCTGTTTGTGATAGTACGGCTAACCTGCAAAGCTTATTAGCCGTTTATAATGGAGTTTGGTATGCAGATGCTGGTAAAACAACAATTTTAAATCCAACCGATGTTTTAGTTGCCGGTCAAACGTATTATGCAACGGATTTAGATTCTACAACTTGTGAAAGTACAGCGTACGAAATAACAATTCAAATTGTTCCTGATGCAATTGCAATAACTGCTTCTCAGGGTACAACTGATTTTTGTATCAATCAGGAATATACGTTTCAAGCAACTCCTGGTTTTAATACGTACAATTGGCAATTTGGTACAGCTACCGTAGTAAATGGAGGTGGAATAAACGATTCGTTTATAACGGTTAAATGGAGTACAACAGGTGCACATTCAGTTACTGTTTCGGTAGATGATTTAGCTTGCTTACCAACCAACGAATACGTATTTAACCTTACAACCGTTCCAGATGCAGTTACTATAACCAATTCGGAAGGCACAACTAATTTTTGCATCAATCAAGGATACACATTTCAAGCAACGCCAGGTTTTAGTTTGTACAATTGGCAAGTTGGTAATGCAACTGTTGTAGCTGGTGGTTCTGTAAACGATTCGTTTATAACTGTGAAATGGAATGCGCCTGGATTAAACACGCTTGCTGTAACCGTAAATAACTTAGCTTGTTTAACATCTAACCAACATGAAGTTGTTGTTACAACTTCGGATTGTAGTGTAATTTTAGATCCCGATTTAGGATTGCAAATTAGCTCTAGCCACGCAACACCGTATTTTTTAGACGATGTTCTTTTTACCATAAAAATTGTAAATATGGGAGAAGTAGACTTTACTGATGTTGTAGTTGCTTTTGAGTTAAGTTCAGGATTTGAATTCAAATCTTTTCAAACTCAAACCGGTACATACAATCGTAGATCGTGGACAATTCCTGAATTAAAAGTTGGCCAAGAAGCTATTTTATATGTTACGGCAAAAGTTTTAGAATTTGGTTCTCACGGCCAAGAAGTATCGCTAGTAAGCAGTGTTCCTGTTGATTTACATACCGAAAATAACTCAGCATTTTTACAACTTCAACCTGTAAAAAATGATTGTTTACTTGTTTACAATGAAATATCTCCAAACGGTGATGGCCAAAACGATTATTTTGTAGTTAGTTGTATTGAACGATATCCGCATACACAACTCCATATTTACAACCGATACGGAAATGTAGTGTATAAAAATGCAAACTACAACAATACATTTAACGGACATGCAAACGTTTCTAGAACCTTTGCAGGCAACGAGTTACCTAGCGGAACCTATTTTTACACATTAGATTTTGCAGATGGTACTACAGAAAAAAAATCAGGTTGGTTATACATAATGAGATAA
- a CDS encoding anaerobic C4-dicarboxylate transporter family protein, translated as MIFLQFAILMLMILIGSRMKGIGLGLTGMLGLLIFVFLFNMKPGEPPIDVMLVIMVIVTTAATLEACGGLEYLVRLAEKIIRSNPSKIVFIAPFTVYIFCLFAGTAHLLYSLLPVIAEVAAKKRIRPERPLSVSVIASHLAITGSPMSAATAAFAGAGILAYPGALIDVMKIAIPACLAGILLACFAVLKKGKELVDDPIFIEKMKDPEFAKSLEADDNPKTAAPLKKGAKLSVIIFSVAVVLIVVCGAFPEILPRFEPGKASLVLKANGELTMVTVISIITLTASALMLFLTKTPTANVSKTSLFTSMATAVVSVFGVVWMSATFMLNNEVVIKGVLEGFVTEHPWTFAIAIFILGALMFSQAATTKTMMPLGIALGIPTPALIAIFPAVNSDFVLPGYPTLLAAINFDRTGSTKIGKYVLNHSFMLPGLVGVIVAIAVGFLLGAFLL; from the coding sequence ATGATATTTTTACAATTTGCAATTTTAATGTTGATGATTTTAATCGGTTCCAGAATGAAAGGAATTGGTTTGGGCTTAACAGGAATGTTAGGTTTATTAATTTTTGTTTTTCTTTTTAACATGAAACCCGGCGAACCACCAATCGATGTCATGTTGGTTATTATGGTTATTGTTACCACGGCTGCAACCTTAGAAGCTTGTGGCGGTTTAGAATACTTGGTTCGTTTGGCCGAAAAAATAATTCGTAGTAATCCGTCTAAAATTGTATTTATTGCTCCTTTTACGGTTTACATTTTTTGTTTATTTGCCGGCACCGCGCATTTACTTTATTCGTTATTACCCGTAATTGCTGAAGTTGCTGCAAAAAAAAGAATACGACCAGAACGCCCGTTAAGCGTTTCTGTAATTGCTTCGCATTTAGCCATAACCGGTAGCCCAATGAGTGCTGCAACTGCTGCATTTGCTGGCGCAGGCATCTTAGCTTATCCGGGCGCTTTAATTGATGTGATGAAAATTGCTATTCCGGCTTGCTTAGCTGGTATTTTATTGGCTTGTTTTGCTGTACTTAAAAAAGGAAAAGAATTGGTTGATGATCCTATTTTTATTGAAAAAATGAAAGATCCGGAATTTGCAAAAAGTTTAGAAGCGGATGATAATCCTAAAACTGCTGCTCCGCTAAAAAAAGGCGCAAAATTATCGGTAATCATATTTTCTGTTGCAGTGGTATTAATTGTAGTTTGTGGTGCCTTTCCTGAAATATTACCGCGTTTTGAGCCCGGAAAAGCCAGCTTGGTTTTAAAAGCCAATGGCGAATTAACCATGGTTACCGTTATTAGTATTATTACATTAACCGCATCTGCTTTAATGTTATTTTTAACTAAAACACCAACTGCAAATGTTTCAAAAACTTCTTTATTTACATCAATGGCCACAGCAGTTGTTTCGGTTTTCGGAGTTGTTTGGATGAGCGCAACTTTTATGCTAAATAACGAAGTGGTAATTAAAGGTGTTCTAGAAGGTTTTGTAACCGAACATCCATGGACATTTGCAATTGCAATATTTATTTTAGGTGCATTAATGTTTAGTCAAGCAGCAACAACCAAAACAATGATGCCGTTAGGAATTGCTTTAGGAATACCAACTCCGGCATTAATTGCCATATTTCCTGCTGTAAATTCGGATTTTGTATTACCCGGTTATCCTACCCTATTAGCAGCTATTAATTTTGACCGAACCGGAAGTACCAAAATTGGTAAATACGTTTTAAATCATAGTTTTATGTTACCCGGATTGGTTGGTGTTATTGTAGCCATAGCCGTTGGGTTTTTACTTGGTGCTTTTTTACTTTAA